In Polynucleobacter sp. TUM22923, one genomic interval encodes:
- the pdxH gene encoding pyridoxamine 5'-phosphate oxidase — MDPIAQLRKNYTFGQLLETEVPANPLALFQIWFDQATKAECPEPNSMTLATADQAGNPSARIVLLKGADQSGFTFFTNYDSQKGRELAIRPQSALLFHWHELERQIRIKGSTEKITAAESDDYYHSRPPASRIGAWASPQSTAIPNREFLEQAEKDFAAKYGNEPPRPEHWGGYRLRPTEIEFWQGRPSRLHDRIHYQLEGNDWRITRLAP, encoded by the coding sequence ATGGATCCCATTGCTCAACTTCGTAAAAACTATACCTTTGGTCAGCTCTTAGAAACTGAAGTTCCAGCCAATCCGCTAGCCTTATTTCAAATATGGTTTGATCAGGCCACAAAAGCAGAGTGTCCTGAACCGAACTCCATGACCTTGGCGACTGCTGATCAGGCTGGTAATCCTTCAGCTCGTATTGTCTTACTAAAAGGCGCAGACCAGAGTGGCTTTACCTTTTTTACCAATTACGACAGCCAAAAGGGTCGTGAGCTGGCAATTCGGCCCCAGTCAGCATTGTTATTTCATTGGCATGAACTTGAACGTCAAATACGCATCAAGGGTTCGACTGAAAAAATCACCGCAGCTGAAAGTGATGATTACTATCACTCTCGTCCACCGGCCTCCCGAATTGGCGCATGGGCTTCCCCACAAAGTACTGCAATCCCAAACCGGGAATTTTTAGAGCAAGCTGAAAAAGATTTTGCCGCGAAGTATGGAAATGAGCCTCCGCGCCCAGAGCACTGGGGAGGATATCGATTGCGCCCAACCGAAATTGAATTTTGGCAGGGCCGTCCATCACGTTTGCACGATCGTATTCACTATCAACTAGAGGGGAACGACTGGCGCATTACCCGGTTGGCCCCCTAA
- a CDS encoding chorismate lyase has protein sequence MAHRRRLRSSWNRVDSGELHQAPRKWQSWLSDTGSLTQKIESVIGQKLEVVVLRDCRQNLNSDESRYFHLKIQRCRVREVLLCANNIPLVIARSIIPSSSSSGSNHQVLRLGRKPLGAVLFAKSRAHSKAKPMREIARLDQHSALWKTCLQRYESLPSVVWGRRTLYHLKGKPLLVSEVFFPALLSY, from the coding sequence ATGGCTCACCGTCGTCGCCTCCGTTCTTCATGGAATCGAGTCGATTCCGGTGAACTGCATCAAGCGCCACGCAAGTGGCAGTCTTGGCTCAGTGATACTGGTTCTTTAACTCAAAAAATTGAATCCGTCATTGGCCAAAAACTTGAAGTAGTAGTTTTACGAGATTGCCGACAAAATCTTAATAGCGACGAAAGTCGCTATTTTCATTTAAAGATCCAGCGCTGTCGGGTTCGAGAAGTATTGCTGTGCGCAAACAATATTCCCTTGGTAATAGCACGTAGCATCATTCCTAGTTCAAGCTCTAGCGGCAGTAACCACCAGGTTCTGCGCTTAGGTCGTAAGCCTTTAGGGGCCGTCTTATTCGCAAAATCCCGCGCCCATTCCAAGGCAAAGCCTATGCGAGAGATTGCGCGCCTTGATCAGCACAGCGCCCTATGGAAAACCTGTTTACAGCGCTATGAAAGCTTGCCTAGCGTCGTCTGGGGAAGGCGCACTCTGTATCACCTGAAAGGGAAGCCGCTTCTAGTGAGCGAAGTCTTTTTTCCCGCACTTCTAAGCTATTAA
- a CDS encoding coniferyl aldehyde dehydrogenase translates to MTVNRLTLQLEEIKAAYAAQPNPTLEVRLERIGRIEKLVAANEERICKALEADFGVRNPIETRLAEFQMIYQACKHARKHLKEWMKPSLVDTPSFLGSSQAWTEMQSLGVVGIMSPWNYPVQLALVPAIAALAAGNRVWLKPSERSLRTSGYLASLIQEYFHPSEFCVTTGGVDVAESFAALPFDHLFFTGSENTGKKVMRAAANHLTPITLELGGKSPAMIDLSANLPDAAKSIIYGKLINGGQTCIAPDYVLIHQSQCAAFVAELQNAAREQFSNVEEFTSAIDSTQLARWQLLAKDAVERGAQVAPLLPLLPLQESIPNYFTPLALMNVPADALIMQEEIFGPILPIVIVEDITAAIHYVNSKPKPLALYWFGKDRNTMQRVLHETRSGGVTINDTLLHVAVEDLPFGGVGASGMGAYHGKAGFDTFSHRKSILQVRGFFGLSFLRGTQLARPPYGKGVKRLLRWLR, encoded by the coding sequence ATGACAGTCAATCGCCTTACGCTCCAATTAGAAGAAATTAAAGCGGCTTATGCTGCCCAACCCAATCCCACTCTTGAGGTTCGACTAGAAAGAATTGGCCGTATTGAAAAGCTGGTTGCAGCCAATGAGGAAAGAATTTGTAAGGCTTTAGAAGCAGATTTTGGAGTTCGTAATCCAATTGAGACAAGGCTGGCTGAATTTCAAATGATTTATCAAGCCTGCAAGCATGCTCGCAAACATCTTAAAGAGTGGATGAAACCCAGCTTAGTAGATACGCCCAGCTTCCTAGGTTCATCTCAGGCTTGGACTGAAATGCAATCTTTGGGTGTAGTGGGCATCATGAGTCCTTGGAACTATCCAGTCCAATTAGCGCTTGTTCCGGCCATTGCAGCACTTGCAGCTGGTAATAGAGTTTGGCTAAAACCCTCTGAAAGAAGTTTACGTACATCCGGTTATTTGGCGAGCCTTATTCAAGAGTATTTTCACCCGAGTGAATTTTGCGTAACAACTGGTGGCGTAGACGTTGCTGAATCATTTGCTGCGCTTCCCTTTGATCATCTCTTTTTTACTGGCTCGGAAAATACCGGCAAGAAAGTGATGCGCGCTGCAGCCAATCACTTAACCCCCATCACGCTCGAGCTTGGCGGTAAATCGCCTGCGATGATCGATCTGTCAGCTAATCTTCCAGATGCTGCCAAAAGCATCATTTACGGAAAATTGATTAACGGTGGTCAAACCTGTATTGCACCAGATTACGTTTTAATTCATCAAAGTCAATGCGCTGCTTTTGTTGCAGAACTACAAAATGCCGCTCGAGAACAGTTTTCTAATGTAGAAGAGTTCACTAGCGCGATTGATTCAACGCAACTTGCACGTTGGCAGTTGTTGGCAAAAGATGCGGTAGAGCGCGGGGCTCAGGTTGCTCCACTGCTACCACTGCTACCACTGCAAGAGAGTATCCCAAACTATTTCACGCCACTAGCATTAATGAATGTGCCGGCAGATGCACTCATCATGCAGGAGGAAATCTTCGGGCCTATTCTGCCAATAGTCATCGTTGAGGACATTACTGCCGCTATTCACTACGTGAACAGTAAGCCCAAACCATTGGCCCTTTATTGGTTTGGCAAGGATCGCAACACAATGCAGCGCGTGCTTCATGAAACGCGCTCTGGCGGAGTCACGATTAACGACACCTTACTTCACGTTGCAGTGGAAGACCTTCCCTTTGGTGGCGTTGGCGCCAGTGGTATGGGTGCTTATCATGGCAAAGCAGGTTTTGACACCTTCAGCCATCGAAAGTCGATTCTTCAGGTGCGCGGTTTCTTCGGGCTATCCTTCCTACGGGGCACTCAATTGGCAAGGCCGCCCTATGGAAAAGGTGTCAAGCGTCTGCTTCGATGGCTACGCTAA
- a CDS encoding DEAD/DEAH box helicase: protein MTFSQETNHESKDSKPTGTEFQSFALAPSLLKNIAELGYTQATEVQAQVIPAALAGGDLLVSSQTGSGKTAAFLLPLINQLIEDNPSNSPVPGRAQPKVLVLCPTRELAQQVSADAVNLVRGMKGIRIATVMGGMPYGKQIQALKGALLVVATPGRLLDLTDSKAIRLDDVKQLVIDEADRMLDMGFADDLEAIDKRCVARTQTLMFSATFAPKIMSLANELTTNAKRIELAHAGEKHANIEQKLHWADSVSHKHKLLEHILADASLDQAVVFASTQIESEKIADTLRANGYEATALHGAMPQAVRMRRLESLRKGHTKILVATDVAARGIDVPRISHVINFGLPMKPEDYTHRIGRTGRAGRNGVAITLVEHRDRAKIRNIERFTQQDIVASVIAGLEPQAKPSFGGGGGGGGRPGGGRSGGGRSGGGGGGGRSGGGYGSGARSESRSGSGNAGGNRSGNHFESRSSGDARPSSDSRPSGDSRPGNRFGDSRPARSADSRPSTGSRSSDSRPSGDSRPSTGPRFAKPKTGGQRRSFSGN from the coding sequence ATGACTTTTTCTCAAGAAACGAATCACGAATCCAAAGACTCAAAGCCAACTGGAACTGAATTCCAGTCTTTCGCGCTCGCGCCATCACTCCTTAAAAACATTGCTGAGTTGGGTTATACCCAAGCTACCGAAGTACAGGCTCAGGTTATTCCTGCGGCTTTGGCAGGTGGCGATTTATTAGTCAGCAGTCAAACTGGTAGCGGTAAAACAGCCGCCTTTTTATTACCTTTAATTAATCAATTGATTGAAGACAACCCAAGCAACTCACCTGTTCCAGGTCGTGCTCAGCCTAAAGTATTAGTACTCTGCCCTACCCGTGAATTAGCGCAACAGGTTTCTGCAGATGCAGTAAACCTAGTGCGTGGGATGAAGGGTATTCGCATAGCGACAGTCATGGGTGGCATGCCTTACGGCAAGCAGATCCAAGCATTGAAAGGCGCATTGTTAGTAGTTGCAACGCCAGGTCGTTTACTTGACTTAACTGACAGCAAAGCTATTCGCTTGGATGATGTAAAGCAACTCGTAATCGATGAAGCGGATCGCATGCTAGACATGGGATTTGCAGATGATCTAGAAGCGATTGATAAGCGTTGTGTTGCCCGCACGCAAACCTTGATGTTCTCTGCTACTTTTGCACCAAAGATTATGTCTTTGGCCAATGAACTGACCACTAACGCAAAACGTATTGAGCTCGCTCATGCTGGTGAAAAACATGCCAACATTGAACAGAAGCTTCACTGGGCTGACAGTGTTTCACACAAGCATAAATTGCTCGAGCATATTTTGGCTGACGCTTCTTTAGATCAGGCTGTTGTGTTTGCGAGCACCCAGATCGAAAGTGAAAAAATTGCTGATACCCTACGTGCCAATGGTTACGAAGCTACTGCACTTCATGGTGCAATGCCCCAAGCTGTGCGTATGCGTCGCCTTGAGTCACTTCGCAAAGGTCACACCAAGATTTTGGTTGCTACTGACGTCGCTGCGCGCGGTATCGATGTACCCCGCATTAGCCACGTGATTAACTTTGGCTTACCTATGAAGCCAGAAGATTACACACACCGTATTGGTAGAACTGGACGCGCTGGTCGTAACGGCGTAGCAATTACCCTAGTCGAGCATCGTGATCGCGCAAAGATTCGCAATATCGAACGCTTCACACAGCAAGATATCGTTGCCTCTGTTATTGCCGGACTCGAGCCACAAGCCAAGCCTAGCTTTGGTGGTGGCGGTGGCGGCGGTGGTCGCCCAGGTGGCGGTCGCTCTGGTGGCGGTCGTTCCGGTGGCGGCGGTGGCGGTGGTCGTTCCGGTGGCGGCTACGGTTCGGGCGCTCGTTCTGAGTCTCGCTCTGGTAGCGGTAATGCTGGTGGAAACCGCTCGGGCAATCATTTTGAATCTCGCTCGTCTGGTGATGCACGTCCTTCAAGTGACTCACGTCCATCTGGTGACTCACGTCCTGGCAATCGCTTTGGTGATTCACGTCCTGCACGCTCTGCGGATTCGCGTCCAAGTACTGGCAGCCGCTCTAGCGACTCACGTCCATCTGGTGATTCACGTCCCTCAACTGGTCCTCGTTTTGCTAAACCTAAAACTGGCGGTCAACGTCGTAGCTTTAGCGGCAACTAA
- a CDS encoding amino acid permease, which produces MALGSTIGVGLFLGSASAIKIAGPSILLGYLLAGIVAFIVLRTLGEMAVHEPVAGSFAAYANTYVGPLAGYMVGWGYWTYWIVVGIAEVTAVGIYMGIWFPDTPQWIWALSSILMMGLINLIAVKVFGEFEFWFALIKVVAIIAMIALGCSVIFFGFTNDWNPIGLSNLWIHGGFFPNGISGMLLSLQMVLFAYVGIEMIGLSAGEAENPRKTIPMAIDSLAWRILIFYMGAIFVILAIFPWNEVGQQGSPFVVMFERIGLREAAGMINFVVITAALSSCNAGIFSGGRLLYALSVNGYAPSPFARLSRYGVPHRAVMATVAVCMSGVVLNYFVPDKAFQYVMAAVTFIGLMVWISILITQIQFRRSLTKNQVAELAYRTPWWPYSSWFALAFIALVVVLMGFHEDARMALILGPCLMGLYLVMFYLVGLHHKTKLNRDFK; this is translated from the coding sequence ATGGCTTTAGGGTCAACGATTGGTGTCGGACTATTTCTTGGCTCTGCAAGTGCGATCAAAATCGCTGGGCCTTCCATTCTGCTGGGATATCTACTGGCGGGCATCGTCGCTTTTATTGTGCTGCGCACTCTAGGTGAGATGGCAGTCCATGAGCCTGTAGCGGGATCATTTGCAGCCTATGCCAATACCTACGTGGGTCCTCTAGCTGGCTATATGGTCGGCTGGGGTTATTGGACTTACTGGATCGTCGTGGGTATTGCCGAGGTCACGGCTGTGGGTATTTATATGGGAATTTGGTTTCCAGACACGCCGCAGTGGATTTGGGCACTATCGTCGATTCTGATGATGGGTCTGATCAATCTAATTGCAGTAAAAGTCTTTGGTGAATTTGAGTTCTGGTTTGCCTTGATCAAAGTCGTGGCGATTATTGCGATGATTGCATTAGGTTGCTCCGTGATTTTCTTTGGCTTTACGAATGACTGGAATCCCATTGGATTAAGTAATCTATGGATTCATGGAGGCTTTTTCCCAAATGGCATTAGCGGCATGCTGCTCTCGCTGCAGATGGTCTTATTTGCTTATGTCGGCATTGAGATGATTGGCTTGTCTGCTGGTGAGGCTGAGAATCCACGTAAAACCATACCCATGGCAATTGATTCATTGGCCTGGCGCATCTTGATTTTTTATATGGGTGCAATCTTCGTGATTCTGGCGATATTCCCTTGGAACGAAGTGGGTCAGCAGGGCAGTCCTTTTGTAGTGATGTTTGAACGCATTGGCTTGCGTGAGGCTGCAGGCATGATTAACTTTGTGGTGATTACCGCAGCACTGTCTTCCTGTAATGCTGGCATTTTTAGTGGTGGACGCTTGTTGTATGCCTTATCGGTAAATGGGTATGCGCCATCTCCTTTTGCGAGGTTATCTAGGTATGGCGTTCCTCATCGAGCGGTGATGGCAACAGTAGCTGTGTGTATGTCAGGAGTCGTACTCAATTACTTTGTACCTGATAAGGCATTTCAGTATGTCATGGCCGCAGTGACGTTTATTGGCCTGATGGTGTGGATTTCTATCTTAATTACCCAGATTCAATTTCGTCGTTCTTTGACAAAAAACCAGGTAGCTGAGTTAGCTTATCGCACCCCTTGGTGGCCCTATTCCTCGTGGTTCGCATTGGCATTTATTGCTTTAGTAGTAGTGCTGATGGGCTTTCATGAGGATGCCAGGATGGCTTTGATATTAGGGCCTTGCTTAATGGGCTTGTATCTCGTCATGTTCTACCTGGTGGGATTGCATCACAAAACCAAACTCAATCGTGACTTTAAATAA
- a CDS encoding tRNA threonylcarbamoyladenosine dehydratase, whose product MAEDRLEATEVVANEVSADDRRFGGVARLYGPELRERFRKATVVVAGLGGVGSWAAEALARTAIGHLVLVDFDHISQSNTNRQLHALEGEFGKAKVQAMAERIRLINPEITLTICDTFLEPQNLEEWIPQEALVLDATDSVLTKIALAVWATQNQRALVMCGAAGGKSDPTSVRCEDLSRTEQDALLAKVRQGLRQDHGFSRNLKDKMGIRAVYSHEPRAGVASGGLACSGYGSTVMVTAACGLAAAAEILNLISIQSVGSVKSI is encoded by the coding sequence ATGGCAGAAGACAGGTTGGAAGCAACTGAGGTAGTGGCTAATGAGGTTAGCGCAGATGATCGTCGCTTTGGAGGGGTAGCTCGCCTCTATGGCCCTGAGCTGCGTGAACGATTTCGCAAGGCAACTGTGGTTGTGGCTGGATTAGGAGGTGTTGGTTCTTGGGCTGCTGAAGCCCTAGCTAGAACCGCTATCGGCCATCTTGTATTGGTTGATTTTGATCACATTTCTCAGAGCAATACCAATCGTCAATTACATGCGCTTGAGGGAGAGTTTGGTAAGGCTAAGGTGCAGGCTATGGCTGAGCGGATACGGCTGATTAATCCTGAAATCACGCTGACTATCTGTGACACATTTTTAGAGCCACAAAATTTAGAGGAGTGGATTCCTCAAGAGGCTCTAGTTTTAGATGCAACCGATTCAGTGCTGACCAAAATTGCTTTAGCAGTTTGGGCTACCCAAAACCAGCGCGCACTAGTGATGTGTGGTGCCGCGGGTGGAAAATCGGATCCTACCTCTGTTCGTTGCGAGGATCTTTCTCGAACCGAACAAGATGCTTTGCTCGCAAAGGTGCGCCAAGGACTTAGACAAGATCATGGCTTTTCCAGAAATCTAAAAGACAAGATGGGTATTCGTGCTGTGTATTCACATGAGCCAAGAGCCGGAGTAGCAAGTGGTGGCTTAGCCTGCTCAGGCTATGGATCTACCGTGATGGTAACGGCAGCCTGTGGCTTAGCTGCCGCCGCAGAAATCCTGAATCTGATCTCGATTCAGTCAGTAGGCTCAGTAAAGTCTATCTAA
- the msrA gene encoding peptide-methionine (S)-S-oxide reductase MsrA, with protein MNTINEENLATVERATLGGGCFWCLEAVYQQIIGVSAVISGYAGGPRANPDYESVCTGTTGHAEIVDIYFDASVITYRDLLEVLFVIHDPTTLNYQGNDHGTQYRSVIFTHSEAQNKTAHEVVRELVDAKIYSNPIVTEIADAPVIYPAEDYHQDYFRQHPGQGYCMAVVAPKLAKFRAKFRSLLAVGFQ; from the coding sequence ATGAACACAATTAATGAAGAAAACTTAGCAACTGTGGAGCGTGCCACCTTAGGAGGGGGCTGTTTCTGGTGTCTTGAGGCTGTTTATCAGCAAATTATTGGCGTAAGCGCGGTGATTTCAGGTTACGCAGGCGGCCCTCGCGCCAATCCGGATTATGAGTCTGTTTGTACGGGTACAACCGGCCATGCAGAAATTGTCGACATCTATTTTGATGCCAGTGTGATCACGTATCGCGATCTGCTGGAAGTGCTATTTGTGATTCATGACCCAACTACACTGAACTATCAGGGTAATGACCATGGTACCCAATATCGCTCGGTCATCTTTACGCATAGCGAGGCTCAAAATAAGACTGCGCATGAGGTGGTAAGAGAATTAGTGGATGCGAAAATCTATTCCAATCCAATCGTGACAGAAATTGCTGACGCACCAGTGATTTATCCGGCCGAAGATTACCATCAAGATTATTTCCGTCAGCACCCTGGGCAGGGTTATTGCATGGCGGTAGTAGCGCCTAAGCTAGCTAAATTTAGGGCGAAGTTTAGATCTTTGTTAGCTGTAGGATTTCAATAA
- the ald gene encoding alanine dehydrogenase, translating to MIVGVPQEVKNNEFRVGLTPGNVKGLCKQGHSVLVQRGAGEQIGLTDESYRLAGATLINSAAEVFAKAEMIVKVKEPQPQECAMLREDQILFTYLHLAPDPTQTKALMSSGATCIAYETVTSGLGGLPLLAPMSEVAGRMSIQAAASHLEKTHGGLGILMAGVPGVAPAKVVILGAGVVGRNALQMAVGIGAEVCIFDRDIDRLRQIDMLYGNRVRTFYADPLSVELEVCEADVVIGAVLLPGGAAPKLVTREMVRKMKVGAVVVDVAIDQGGCFETSRPTTHTDPTFTVDGVLHYCVANMPGAVARTSTFALTNATYPYIEALANKGGLIALLNDPHLRNGLSVHRGILTSEPVAIAQKKDFVSAEELLAV from the coding sequence ATGATTGTTGGCGTACCTCAAGAAGTAAAAAATAATGAATTCCGTGTGGGCTTAACCCCGGGTAATGTAAAAGGTTTGTGCAAACAAGGTCACTCTGTATTAGTTCAGAGGGGGGCTGGAGAGCAGATTGGTTTAACAGACGAGTCTTATCGTTTAGCAGGAGCTACATTGATTAATAGTGCGGCTGAGGTATTTGCAAAAGCGGAGATGATTGTCAAAGTCAAAGAGCCTCAGCCACAAGAATGCGCTATGTTGCGCGAGGATCAGATTCTCTTTACCTATTTGCATCTTGCTCCGGACCCAACCCAAACCAAAGCATTGATGTCCTCAGGGGCTACATGCATCGCCTATGAAACGGTAACCTCAGGACTTGGTGGATTACCGCTGCTAGCGCCAATGAGTGAAGTGGCTGGCAGGATGTCGATTCAGGCAGCAGCTTCTCATCTTGAAAAGACTCATGGCGGTTTAGGTATTTTGATGGCTGGGGTGCCGGGCGTTGCCCCTGCAAAGGTTGTCATCTTGGGTGCAGGTGTAGTAGGTCGTAATGCCCTTCAAATGGCGGTAGGGATAGGTGCGGAAGTCTGTATTTTTGACCGCGATATTGATCGTTTAAGGCAGATAGATATGTTGTATGGCAATCGCGTCAGAACCTTTTATGCAGACCCGCTATCAGTCGAGCTGGAAGTGTGTGAGGCGGATGTAGTGATTGGCGCTGTACTATTGCCAGGAGGTGCTGCACCAAAGTTAGTCACTCGAGAGATGGTCCGCAAGATGAAGGTTGGTGCTGTAGTGGTTGATGTGGCAATAGATCAAGGGGGTTGTTTCGAAACCTCCAGACCTACTACCCATACAGACCCTACTTTTACTGTGGATGGTGTGTTGCACTACTGCGTTGCCAATATGCCGGGTGCTGTAGCTCGTACCTCTACTTTTGCGCTTACCAATGCAACCTATCCTTACATTGAAGCATTAGCGAATAAAGGCGGCTTGATTGCTTTGCTCAATGATCCTCACTTGCGGAATGGGTTAAGTGTGCACCGAGGAATATTGACATCAGAACCAGTAGCCATTGCTCAGAAAAAAGACTTTGTATCCGCTGAGGAATTGCTAGCCGTATAG
- a CDS encoding uroporphyrinogen-III synthase — protein MSTKTIVITRPSGQAHQLSALLNECLQNSPASQAKPPEIISLPLLTILPGSGSTLAQDIAASLHAADLAIFVSPNAIECTMRLLGCSWQEVSNSPVPIGVMGGGSLAALSAYGIGSESTPTWLLYPQDNTEWDSEGLWKVLQKLQWDWPTKRVVILKGEGGRDWLADTLKAAGAHLNLISVYSRIPLDLESPIWGDIRKIDFVQSLWLLTSSEAVRHLGRAQLPLNLSVALCSHPNIADAARQIGFREIIVCESGDDALVKASQHWLEQQ, from the coding sequence ATGAGCACAAAGACCATTGTGATTACGCGCCCTAGCGGGCAAGCACATCAGCTGTCAGCGTTGCTTAACGAGTGTTTGCAAAACAGCCCGGCTAGCCAAGCAAAGCCTCCGGAAATCATTTCTCTGCCATTACTCACCATTCTTCCGGGGAGTGGGAGTACATTGGCCCAAGATATTGCGGCATCGTTACATGCTGCCGATTTAGCAATTTTTGTTAGCCCAAATGCCATTGAATGCACGATGCGTTTGTTAGGATGTTCTTGGCAAGAGGTCTCTAACAGCCCAGTTCCGATTGGGGTAATGGGCGGGGGTAGCTTAGCTGCTTTAAGTGCTTATGGCATTGGTAGCGAGAGCACCCCAACATGGCTACTTTATCCCCAAGACAATACTGAGTGGGACTCTGAGGGTCTTTGGAAGGTACTGCAAAAACTGCAATGGGATTGGCCTACAAAGCGAGTGGTGATATTGAAGGGCGAGGGCGGTCGTGATTGGCTGGCTGATACGCTCAAAGCAGCCGGGGCACACTTAAATCTGATTTCGGTATACAGCCGCATTCCTCTAGACTTAGAAAGCCCTATTTGGGGCGACATCCGAAAAATAGACTTTGTTCAATCTCTTTGGTTGCTAACTTCCTCGGAAGCTGTGCGCCACCTGGGGCGCGCTCAGTTACCACTGAATCTTAGCGTCGCTTTATGTTCGCACCCGAATATTGCAGATGCAGCGAGACAAATTGGTTTCAGAGAAATCATAGTTTGTGAGTCTGGCGATGACGCTTTAGTCAAAGCAAGTCAACATTGGCTTGAGCAGCAATAG
- a CDS encoding TMEM165/GDT1 family protein — protein sequence MDISALAISTGVVALAEMGDKTQLLSLMLAARYPKQALGIIGGIFIATIANHACAAFLGHWLTSLVSANILKWVLGLSFLGIGLWLLVPDHIDDAADSKVADKALQVFMLTTGLFFLAEMGDKTQIATIALGAKYADVLSVTIGTTLGMMLANAPAVWIGQKFTQRLPLRWVHGVAAITFIAIGLATLIWG from the coding sequence ATGGATATTTCTGCGCTAGCAATATCTACAGGCGTTGTTGCTCTGGCCGAGATGGGAGATAAAACCCAGTTACTTTCTTTGATGTTAGCGGCCCGCTATCCGAAACAAGCGCTCGGAATCATTGGCGGCATTTTTATTGCAACGATTGCGAATCATGCTTGCGCGGCTTTTTTAGGGCACTGGCTCACCAGTCTAGTGAGCGCAAATATTCTGAAATGGGTTTTAGGGCTCAGTTTTTTGGGTATCGGACTTTGGCTGCTGGTTCCAGACCATATTGATGATGCGGCAGACTCTAAAGTGGCCGACAAAGCCTTGCAGGTTTTTATGCTGACAACAGGTCTTTTTTTCTTGGCAGAGATGGGAGATAAGACCCAGATCGCCACTATCGCCCTGGGGGCAAAGTATGCAGATGTGCTGTCAGTCACCATAGGCACCACTTTGGGGATGATGCTAGCGAATGCCCCTGCAGTCTGGATAGGCCAGAAATTTACTCAGCGTTTACCGCTTCGATGGGTGCATGGGGTAGCTGCAATCACTTTTATTGCGATTGGTTTAGCGACCCTCATTTGGGGTTAA